One genomic segment of uncultured Methanobrevibacter sp. includes these proteins:
- the yciH gene encoding stress response translation initiation inhibitor YciH: MSKICDVCGLPEELCVCEEIAREVQTLKVFTVRRRFGKLMTIIEGIDEHDIDIKELTKTLKAKCACGGTAKNGQIELQGDHKVRVKEVLSELGFSSDTIEIRESKKNNKKRR; this comes from the coding sequence ATGTCAAAAATCTGTGATGTATGTGGGCTTCCTGAAGAACTTTGTGTTTGTGAAGAAATTGCACGTGAAGTTCAAACTCTAAAAGTTTTTACAGTTAGAAGAAGATTCGGAAAACTCATGACTATTATCGAAGGTATAGATGAACACGATATCGATATTAAAGAACTCACAAAAACTCTTAAAGCAAAATGTGCTTGTGGGGGAACCGCTAAAAACGGACAAATTGAACTTCAAGGTGACCATAAGGTCAGAGTTAAAGAAGTATTGTCTGAATTAGGTTTTTCATCAGATACTATCGAAATTCGTGAATCTAAGAAAAATAATAAAAAAAGGAGATAA